Proteins encoded within one genomic window of Prauserella marina:
- a CDS encoding AAA family ATPase, translating into MLDLKICPSCGDRADFPQVRDERLVCGECGHGWSFRRLPLFAVTGPSAGGKSTVGPVLADRLRDTVVALEQDVLWTGGLRDDVEGHPLFRSTWLRMAAMIGQSGRPVVLCGTVVPAEFEPLPERVFFSRIHYLALVAEPDVLAARLRARPAWREWDEPRIAEMLAFNEWLRADAATMSPPVDLLDTTDAPVADIASRVTEWIKARLPPDPREPT; encoded by the coding sequence ATGCTCGATCTGAAGATCTGTCCTTCCTGCGGCGATCGCGCCGACTTTCCTCAGGTGCGCGACGAACGGCTCGTCTGCGGGGAATGCGGGCACGGGTGGAGTTTCCGGCGATTGCCGCTGTTCGCGGTGACGGGGCCGAGCGCCGGAGGCAAGTCGACGGTCGGCCCCGTGCTCGCCGATCGGCTGCGGGACACCGTGGTGGCCCTCGAACAGGACGTGCTGTGGACCGGTGGGCTGCGTGACGACGTCGAAGGGCATCCGCTGTTCCGGTCGACGTGGTTGCGGATGGCGGCGATGATCGGACAGAGCGGGCGGCCCGTCGTGCTTTGCGGAACGGTCGTCCCCGCCGAGTTCGAGCCGCTGCCGGAGCGAGTGTTCTTCTCGCGAATCCACTACCTCGCGCTTGTCGCGGAACCGGACGTGCTCGCGGCCCGGTTGCGGGCAAGACCGGCGTGGCGGGAATGGGACGAACCGCGCATCGCGGAAATGCTCGCGTTCAACGAGTGGCTGCGTGCCGACGCGGCGACGATGTCGCCGCCCGTCGACCTGCTCGACACCACGGACGCGCCGGTGGCCGACATCGCGTCGAGGGTGACCGAGTGGATCAAGGCTCGCCTGCCGCCCGATCCGCGTGAGCCCACGTAA
- the tgmC gene encoding ATP-grasp peptide maturase system methyltransferase yields MGFAARERKRLIARLRRDGVLTDPLWAEAFRRVPRHAFLPRFFLPDGQRWVAVEEGDEGWLDACYSDIVLVTQLDDDPHRWLTAREEGPVTGIPTCSSSMPGIMAVMLEELRVREGDRVLEIGTGTGYNAALLCDRLGDANVSTVDIDPVLLPSARAALNALDYRPRCELADGANGFPDDAPYDRVLCTCAVSGIPKSWLAQTREGGLVLTTLNRPIGSGLVRIVAGSGDDGEGRVLARNGRFMPMRAHRRPDVSAVIADREVASTTVTELSLADTLDPAHPFEFFLSLELPGTVPFPDPSGGDTCYLAHPDGSWASHRTVAGEYLVEQGGPRRLWDTVEATHRRWYALGKPARDRFTVSIRGDRQEFRLGTLRWPLA; encoded by the coding sequence ATGGGTTTCGCCGCCCGCGAACGCAAGCGCCTCATCGCCAGGCTTCGCCGCGACGGTGTGCTGACCGACCCGCTGTGGGCCGAGGCATTCCGCCGCGTTCCCCGGCACGCCTTCCTTCCGAGGTTCTTCCTCCCGGACGGCCAACGCTGGGTGGCCGTGGAGGAAGGCGACGAAGGCTGGCTCGACGCCTGCTATTCCGACATCGTTCTCGTCACCCAACTCGACGACGACCCACATCGCTGGCTCACCGCCCGAGAGGAAGGACCGGTGACCGGCATTCCCACGTGCTCGTCGAGCATGCCGGGAATCATGGCCGTCATGCTCGAAGAGCTGCGCGTGCGCGAAGGCGACAGGGTGCTGGAGATCGGGACCGGAACCGGGTACAACGCCGCGCTGCTGTGCGACCGCCTCGGCGACGCGAATGTATCCACAGTGGACATCGATCCCGTACTTCTGCCCTCGGCCCGCGCCGCGCTGAACGCGCTCGACTACCGGCCAAGGTGCGAACTCGCCGACGGCGCCAACGGATTTCCCGACGACGCGCCATACGACAGGGTGCTGTGCACCTGCGCGGTGTCCGGCATCCCCAAGAGCTGGCTCGCGCAGACTAGAGAGGGCGGACTCGTACTCACCACGCTCAACCGCCCGATCGGCTCCGGTCTCGTGCGCATCGTCGCGGGTTCCGGCGACGACGGCGAGGGCAGGGTACTCGCGCGCAACGGCAGATTCATGCCGATGCGCGCGCACCGGCGTCCCGACGTCTCCGCCGTCATCGCCGACCGCGAGGTCGCCTCGACGACGGTGACCGAACTGTCGCTCGCCGACACGCTGGACCCGGCGCATCCGTTCGAGTTCTTCCTCAGCCTCGAACTCCCGGGCACGGTCCCCTTTCCCGACCCAAGCGGCGGCGACACCTGCTACCTCGCACACCCCGACGGCTCATGGGCAAGCCACCGGACGGTCGCCGGTGAGTACCTTGTGGAACAGGGCGGCCCGCGCAGGCTATGGGACACCGTCGAGGCCACGCACCGACGCTGGTACGCGCTCGGGAAACCGGCCCGAGACCGGTTCACCGTCAGCATCAGAGGTGACCGGCAGGAGTTCCGGCTCGGCACACTGCGCTGGCCGCTCGCTTAG
- a CDS encoding helix-turn-helix domain-containing protein, which yields MTETSAAEHEEGGSGPIDKVADLGRDIGVYIRQQRNNAKISLRQLSKLAGVSNPYLSQIERGVRKPSAEILQQIAKGLRISAEALYVQAGILDLPKGGPVVDAVRADTELSERQKQVLLDVYESFRRENRAASSESSEPEPEAKE from the coding sequence TTGACGGAGACATCGGCTGCCGAGCACGAAGAGGGTGGCTCGGGGCCCATCGACAAGGTTGCCGACCTCGGTCGGGACATCGGGGTCTACATCCGTCAGCAGCGCAACAACGCCAAGATCTCGTTACGGCAGCTGTCGAAACTGGCCGGTGTTTCCAACCCCTACCTGAGTCAGATCGAACGCGGGGTCCGCAAACCGAGCGCGGAGATCCTGCAACAGATCGCCAAGGGGCTGCGAATCTCGGCGGAGGCGCTTTACGTGCAGGCCGGAATTCTCGACCTGCCGAAAGGTGGCCCGGTCGTCGACGCCGTGCGCGCCGACACCGAGCTGTCAGAGCGCCAGAAACAGGTTCTGCTCGACGTGTACGAGTCGTTTCGCCGGGAGAACCGAGCAGCGTCATCCGAGTCATCAGAACCCGAGCCGGAAGCCAAGGAGTAA
- a CDS encoding DUF2516 family protein codes for MPLPALWIVWAIDWAGTLVGLVAFIHALTQRADAYTAADRMTKPVWLAITGGSTAAMLLFGFYGAGMIFWLAGMVASLVYIVDVRPKLIDVQRGGQSW; via the coding sequence GTGCCGCTCCCTGCGCTATGGATCGTTTGGGCCATCGACTGGGCCGGGACCCTGGTGGGTCTCGTCGCCTTCATCCATGCCCTCACGCAAAGAGCCGACGCCTACACCGCCGCCGATCGCATGACGAAGCCGGTCTGGCTCGCGATCACCGGTGGCTCGACGGCCGCGATGCTCCTGTTCGGTTTCTACGGAGCGGGCATGATCTTCTGGCTGGCCGGGATGGTCGCCTCGCTCGTGTACATCGTCGATGTGCGGCCGAAGCTCATCGACGTGCAGCGCGGCGGTCAGAGCTGGTAG
- a CDS encoding YbaK/EbsC family protein encodes MSTWSIAGTLPVEPAAARPDLVAEPVAKALAGVTAPVGIAEIDPDLADTAEFCSAYGSPLSASANCVVVAGKRGGEVKYAAVMILATTRADVNNVVRRRLDVRKASFAPMVEAVELTAMEYGGITPIGLPDGWPILVDKAVADSPELVVGSGVRGSKLLVTGAFLASLPGAEVIEGLATEAI; translated from the coding sequence GTGAGCACCTGGAGTATCGCGGGAACACTGCCGGTCGAACCTGCCGCTGCCCGGCCTGACCTGGTCGCCGAGCCGGTGGCGAAGGCACTCGCCGGTGTCACCGCGCCAGTGGGCATCGCCGAAATCGATCCTGACCTCGCCGACACCGCGGAGTTCTGCTCGGCATACGGCTCGCCGCTTTCGGCTTCGGCCAACTGCGTCGTCGTCGCCGGTAAGCGCGGGGGCGAGGTCAAGTACGCGGCGGTCATGATCCTCGCTACCACCCGTGCCGACGTCAACAACGTGGTCAGGCGCAGGCTCGATGTGAGGAAGGCGTCGTTCGCGCCCATGGTCGAGGCCGTCGAACTGACCGCGATGGAGTACGGCGGCATCACTCCGATCGGGTTGCCCGATGGCTGGCCGATCCTGGTCGACAAGGCGGTCGCCGACTCACCCGAACTGGTGGTGGGCAGCGGTGTCCGGGGCAGCAAACTGCTGGTTACCGGCGCGTTCCTGGCTTCACTTCCCGGTGCCGAGGTGATTGAAGGGCTTGCCACCGAGGCAATCTAG
- a CDS encoding SRPBCC family protein: MGKVTATAERTIDAPADRVRGLVADYSEARPKILTEQYRDYEVTEGGKGAGTVAKWKLQATSKRVRDVAATVTEPEPGTLVETDANSSMVTTWTVREAGDGGKRSLVRVETSWDGAGGIGGFFEKTFAPGGLKRIYDGVLAKLEEQARVSS; encoded by the coding sequence ATGGGAAAGGTCACGGCAACGGCGGAGCGCACCATCGACGCACCGGCGGACAGGGTGCGCGGTCTTGTCGCCGACTACTCGGAGGCACGGCCGAAGATCCTCACCGAGCAGTACCGCGACTACGAGGTCACCGAGGGCGGCAAGGGTGCTGGCACCGTAGCCAAGTGGAAGCTTCAGGCGACCTCGAAACGGGTGAGGGACGTGGCGGCCACCGTGACGGAACCCGAACCGGGAACGCTCGTCGAGACCGACGCGAACTCCAGCATGGTCACGACGTGGACGGTGAGGGAGGCCGGTGACGGCGGCAAGCGCAGCCTGGTGAGGGTCGAAACGAGCTGGGACGGCGCGGGCGGCATCGGCGGTTTCTTCGAGAAGACGTTCGCGCCCGGCGGGTTGAAGCGCATCTACGACGGCGTGCTCGCCAAACTGGAGGAGCAGGCGAGGGTTTCGTCATGA